Proteins encoded together in one uncultured Desulfosarcina sp. window:
- a CDS encoding PAS domain-containing protein, translated as MTVSFWIIIAVFLVAAGGGWHLFRLQNRKIRKLKRSLLEAHHKTHQQQETHTESLTHWEQTEEKLRGFLQLMDTLLNTIPNPIYYKDAQGIYQGCNQVFAKKVLGLTRDRIIGKRPQELTEAMPADLAAVYQREEHIMLEKAGFHSFEAPVQCADGQRRDFLFSLAPVLDREGRVDGSVAVLADLTEKNRAAQHRIQKEKLEGVLETAGAVCHEFNQPLQAISGYTELMAMKLDGHDARPYIDKLTAQIERMRDITDKLQGVTRYETKDYAGNTKIIDINKASKPQKTIG; from the coding sequence ATGACCGTTTCTTTCTGGATCATTATTGCTGTTTTTCTGGTGGCCGCCGGTGGGGGATGGCATCTCTTCCGCCTTCAGAATCGCAAGATTCGAAAACTCAAACGCTCCCTGCTGGAAGCCCATCACAAGACCCATCAGCAGCAGGAAACCCATACGGAAAGCCTAACCCATTGGGAGCAGACCGAAGAAAAACTGCGCGGCTTCCTCCAACTGATGGACACCCTGTTGAACACCATCCCCAACCCCATCTATTACAAGGATGCCCAGGGCATTTACCAGGGCTGCAACCAGGTGTTCGCCAAGAAGGTGTTGGGCCTTACCCGCGATCGCATTATCGGCAAACGCCCCCAGGAACTGACCGAGGCCATGCCCGCCGACCTGGCCGCCGTGTACCAGCGCGAAGAACATATCATGCTCGAAAAAGCCGGCTTCCATTCCTTCGAGGCCCCGGTGCAATGCGCCGACGGTCAGCGCCGCGATTTTCTATTCAGTCTGGCGCCAGTCCTGGACCGTGAGGGACGGGTAGACGGAAGCGTGGCCGTGCTTGCGGATCTGACCGAAAAGAACCGGGCCGCCCAGCATCGCATTCAAAAGGAAAAGCTGGAAGGCGTGCTGGAAACCGCCGGCGCCGTCTGCCACGAATTCAACCAACCCCTGCAGGCCATTTCCGGCTACACGGAACTGATGGCCATGAAGCTGGACGGTCACGACGCCCGACCCTACATCGACAAGCTCACCGCCCAGATCGAACGCATGCGCGATATTACCGACAAGCTCCAGGGCGTCACCCGCTACGAGACCAAAGACTATGCCGGCAATACGAAAATCATCGACATCAACAAAGCGTCCAAGCCGCAAAAAACCATTGGCTGA
- a CDS encoding DUF2784 domain-containing protein translates to MIAILAANFVVLVHLSFILFVVLGGILALRWRKIALVHLPCVLWGVMIEWVGWLCPLTPLEYRLRRLAGDAGYSGGFVDHYIMPLVYPAGLTRNMQIGLGVFVLVMNLLVYGRVLMVQQQRKKKASNR, encoded by the coding sequence ATGATCGCTATCCTGGCAGCCAACTTCGTGGTGCTGGTTCATCTATCGTTCATTTTGTTCGTCGTCCTGGGCGGTATTCTTGCACTGCGGTGGCGCAAAATCGCTCTGGTGCATCTTCCCTGCGTTTTGTGGGGCGTGATGATCGAATGGGTCGGGTGGCTGTGCCCGTTGACGCCTTTGGAGTATCGCCTGCGGAGACTGGCCGGGGATGCCGGATACAGCGGGGGTTTTGTCGACCACTACATCATGCCGCTGGTCTATCCGGCGGGATTGACGCGAAACATGCAGATCGGACTTGGCGTCTTTGTTCTCGTGATGAATCTGCTCGTTTATGGCCGGGTGCTGATGGTTCAACAACAACGCAAAAAGAAGGCCTCAAACAGATAG
- a CDS encoding HDOD domain-containing protein, with protein sequence MRILVADSDPSSKADATLLLQSMGGCDEAQDGSSAETAFRKAIEAGKPYELLLVDIESTDSQETSILTALREIEAQLAVPTENKARIFVTTALSGRQLKTDCLMKGADEFLAKPLEKNLLFGKIKKYGLLESRSGSAEGSTPAVTVIEMSAILDTINRKIAKGDPSLPPAPKIAMKLRQMIDCNAEIKDVVELLQQDLAVAIKLIRASNSAYYRGVEKSANLTQATSRLGLDRTREVVMSICCRGYFATNHRPYKEMVERLWWHSLACAHTADWVAQRLGWKVEEDIFSIGLLHDIGKLLMIQVAGEMVQRKKGNQEVDLDDLHAAMKSHHEQLGAAILEKMSYPETFANLVRRHHRMDDPETTPRALQILQQADLLARAAGFGLGLDAPETITQAMEDLGIDERMRDDALAEIPQRMEQLRYVFG encoded by the coding sequence GTGCGAATATTGGTTGCCGACAGCGATCCTTCAAGCAAGGCCGATGCAACACTGCTTTTGCAAAGCATGGGGGGGTGCGACGAGGCCCAGGATGGTTCCTCCGCGGAAACCGCCTTCCGGAAAGCGATCGAGGCCGGCAAGCCGTATGAGCTGCTATTGGTCGATATCGAATCGACGGACAGCCAGGAAACCTCGATACTTACGGCGTTGAGAGAGATTGAGGCGCAGCTGGCGGTGCCAACGGAGAATAAGGCCCGCATTTTTGTGACCACGGCCTTGTCCGGACGGCAACTGAAGACGGATTGCCTGATGAAGGGTGCCGATGAATTTCTCGCTAAACCCTTGGAAAAAAACCTGCTGTTCGGCAAGATAAAAAAATACGGCCTGCTGGAAAGCCGGTCGGGATCAGCGGAAGGCTCCACCCCTGCCGTAACCGTCATCGAGATGTCCGCCATTCTGGATACAATCAACCGAAAGATTGCAAAAGGAGATCCGAGTCTGCCGCCGGCGCCGAAAATCGCCATGAAGTTAAGGCAGATGATCGATTGCAACGCGGAGATCAAAGACGTTGTGGAACTGCTCCAGCAGGACCTGGCGGTGGCCATCAAACTGATCCGTGCCTCCAATTCGGCCTATTACCGCGGCGTAGAAAAGAGTGCGAACCTTACCCAGGCCACCAGCCGCCTGGGGCTTGACCGGACCCGTGAAGTGGTCATGTCCATCTGCTGCCGGGGCTATTTTGCCACCAACCACCGTCCGTACAAAGAGATGGTCGAAAGGCTCTGGTGGCACTCTCTGGCCTGTGCGCACACGGCGGACTGGGTGGCGCAGCGGCTTGGATGGAAGGTGGAGGAAGATATTTTTTCCATCGGCTTGCTGCACGACATCGGCAAGCTACTGATGATCCAGGTGGCCGGTGAGATGGTGCAACGGAAAAAGGGAAACCAGGAAGTGGACCTGGATGACCTGCACGCAGCCATGAAAAGCCATCACGAGCAGCTCGGGGCGGCCATTCTGGAAAAAATGAGCTACCCGGAAACCTTTGCCAATCTGGTTAGGCGACACCATCGCATGGACGACCCGGAAACGACGCCCCGAGCGCTTCAAATCCTTCAACAGGCCGACCTGCTGGCCAGGGCCGCCGGGTTCGGCCTTGGCCTGGACGCGCCGGAAACGATCACACAAGCGATGGAGGATCTGGGGATCGACGAGCGGATGAGGGACGATGCTTTAGCGGAGATTCCCCAGCGCATGGAGCAACTCCGGTATGTGTTCGGCTAA
- a CDS encoding NAD(P)/FAD-dependent oxidoreductase produces MLKLGEKGAILQRDKQTYAIAPHIPCGVVTPQLLRTIADVAEKYEAQAIKITGATRVAIVGLKEEDIDAAWNELQLEKGAAVGLCVRSVRACPGTTFCRLGKQDALGIGMQLDKKYHSLLLPGKFKMAVSGCHLSCAESWVRDIGLIGQKEGWQMVVGGNVGAAPRIAQELAVGLDDKQVLEAVEKTVQCYRDVANKGERLGKTIDRLGLEPFIEALS; encoded by the coding sequence ATGTTGAAATTAGGAGAAAAAGGCGCCATTTTGCAGCGAGACAAACAGACCTATGCCATCGCCCCGCACATTCCCTGTGGCGTGGTCACTCCCCAGTTGTTGCGCACCATCGCCGATGTGGCTGAAAAATACGAAGCCCAGGCCATAAAGATCACCGGTGCCACCCGGGTGGCGATCGTGGGATTGAAGGAAGAAGACATCGATGCGGCCTGGAACGAATTGCAGCTGGAAAAAGGTGCCGCAGTTGGCCTGTGCGTACGCAGTGTGCGGGCCTGTCCGGGAACCACGTTCTGCCGGCTGGGCAAACAGGACGCCCTTGGCATCGGCATGCAGTTGGACAAAAAATACCACAGCCTGCTGCTGCCGGGAAAATTCAAAATGGCCGTATCCGGCTGCCACTTGAGCTGCGCTGAATCCTGGGTGCGGGACATCGGCCTGATCGGCCAGAAAGAGGGTTGGCAGATGGTGGTCGGCGGCAACGTCGGGGCGGCGCCTCGAATTGCCCAGGAACTGGCGGTGGGGCTGGACGACAAGCAGGTTCTGGAAGCCGTGGAAAAAACCGTGCAATGCTACCGCGACGTGGCCAACAAGGGCGAACGGCTGGGTAAGACCATCGACCGACTGGGACTGGAGCCCTTCATCGAAGCCCTGTCCTGA
- the rlmN gene encoding 23S rRNA (adenine(2503)-C(2))-methyltransferase RlmN encodes MNTAIRHNRLLDPFSLTHDQFVETAFQRYGKTAHYSSPVYRRIMKDGIADPGGLDTAGRFPEWLDPLAADGGPVRGKVVKRVDDGGVVKFVTRLADGLDIESVIIPMHRRHTLCVSSQVGCRMGCRFCRTGKMGLIRNLDAGEIVAQVFAARHGLGVDVRNVVFMGMGEPLDNLDNVVQAIRVLEDQRGMDIARRYMTVSTAGLIDGINRLARLEDGPVNLAVSLNAPDDEIRSRIMPVNRNNPMAALKAALLTYPLRKKSAFFMEYVLIQGINDRPEHARALARYLAPLRVKLNLIAYNPTPGSDLHAPSPEAYEQFRSWLVAEKIFVRRRGEKGGSIMAACGQLGGKPSQPTHTM; translated from the coding sequence ATGAATACCGCTATCCGGCACAACCGGCTGTTGGACCCTTTTTCCCTTACCCACGATCAGTTCGTGGAGACCGCTTTCCAGCGGTACGGCAAAACGGCCCATTACAGCAGTCCGGTATACCGCCGGATCATGAAAGACGGCATCGCCGATCCGGGGGGCCTGGACACCGCGGGGCGTTTTCCCGAGTGGCTCGATCCGTTGGCAGCCGATGGCGGGCCGGTGCGGGGCAAGGTGGTGAAACGGGTCGACGACGGCGGGGTGGTTAAATTCGTCACCCGGCTGGCCGACGGCCTGGATATCGAATCGGTGATCATCCCCATGCACCGGCGCCATACCCTGTGCGTTTCCTCCCAGGTCGGCTGCCGCATGGGCTGCCGTTTCTGCCGGACCGGCAAGATGGGGCTGATCCGCAACCTGGATGCGGGGGAAATCGTGGCGCAGGTTTTCGCCGCCCGGCACGGGCTCGGCGTTGACGTGCGCAATGTGGTTTTCATGGGCATGGGAGAGCCGCTGGACAACCTGGACAACGTGGTCCAGGCGATCCGGGTGCTTGAGGATCAGCGCGGGATGGACATCGCCCGACGGTACATGACGGTTTCCACGGCGGGCCTTATCGACGGCATCAACCGCCTTGCCCGGCTGGAGGACGGGCCGGTCAACCTGGCCGTATCTCTCAACGCCCCTGACGATGAGATCCGCTCCCGGATCATGCCGGTGAACCGGAACAATCCCATGGCCGCCCTGAAGGCAGCACTGCTCACCTACCCGTTGAGAAAAAAATCCGCATTCTTCATGGAGTATGTATTAATCCAGGGCATCAACGACCGTCCGGAGCACGCCCGCGCCCTGGCCCGCTATCTTGCGCCCCTGCGCGTCAAACTGAACCTGATCGCTTACAACCCGACGCCCGGTTCCGACCTGCATGCGCCTTCCCCGGAAGCCTATGAGCAGTTTCGTTCCTGGCTGGTGGCGGAGAAGATCTTCGTCAGGCGGCGGGGAGAAAAAGGCGGGTCCATCATGGCGGCTTGCGGTCAGTTGGGCGGAAAACCAAGCCAGCCAACGCATACTATGTAA
- a CDS encoding outer membrane protein transport protein, whose translation MRSNDVAAIVLILVLAIPSVCFGSGFYTADQSAKATGLGTANVASVDDASAAYFNPAALVDLDGANITGGVAVYDITGQFKSDNGTNAQLEDSLIPLPYLHAAVKTSEKTAIGLAVVSDFGLATDWEDDWEGRFITGATYAESQAITINPVFAYKISQRLSVAAGPILRYFSFDLQNQVPNLLGGYGVGPAVAETGSQVEGEDWGYGFSVALKAQLTEAIHFGVSYRSKTEHTLSGDFTIDDQGVNGYTNCPIEAEVTLPAYADIGLSWHRDRWTVSAAVLWTQWSDYDELKVTFGQTQGVAGLNQTDGYTMTTSWDDTWTYKLGVEYALNPTWSLRGGIIYDPTPVPDDTLDPLVPVGDRLDFTFGLGFDRGAWHIDAAYLLVTSENRRFDNANGDFSAWGMQSVSGEFEDFVTHALAISASYRF comes from the coding sequence ATGAGATCCAACGATGTTGCTGCGATTGTTCTGATCCTGGTTTTAGCGATTCCCTCAGTCTGTTTCGGAAGCGGTTTTTACACGGCCGACCAAAGCGCCAAGGCAACCGGCTTGGGAACGGCGAATGTCGCTTCCGTCGATGACGCCTCCGCCGCCTACTTCAACCCGGCCGCCCTGGTCGATCTGGATGGCGCCAATATTACGGGCGGTGTAGCCGTTTATGACATCACCGGCCAGTTCAAGAGCGACAACGGCACCAACGCCCAACTGGAAGACTCCCTGATCCCCTTGCCATACCTGCATGCAGCAGTTAAAACCAGCGAAAAAACAGCCATCGGCCTGGCCGTTGTCAGCGATTTCGGTCTGGCAACCGACTGGGAAGACGATTGGGAGGGGCGGTTCATTACCGGAGCAACCTACGCCGAGTCCCAGGCGATTACCATAAATCCCGTTTTCGCCTATAAAATCTCGCAACGCTTGAGTGTGGCTGCGGGTCCCATTTTGCGATACTTTTCCTTCGACCTGCAAAACCAGGTTCCCAATCTTCTCGGCGGATACGGGGTTGGACCCGCCGTTGCCGAAACCGGATCACAGGTGGAAGGGGAGGACTGGGGCTATGGCTTTTCCGTTGCCCTGAAGGCGCAGCTCACCGAGGCAATCCATTTCGGCGTCTCTTACCGGAGCAAGACGGAGCACACCCTCTCCGGCGACTTTACCATCGACGACCAGGGCGTCAACGGCTACACGAACTGCCCCATAGAAGCCGAGGTCACCCTGCCCGCCTATGCGGATATCGGCCTGTCCTGGCATCGGGACCGCTGGACCGTCTCGGCGGCGGTGTTGTGGACCCAGTGGTCCGACTACGACGAACTGAAGGTTACTTTCGGACAAACCCAGGGCGTTGCCGGCCTGAACCAGACGGACGGCTATACGATGACCACCTCCTGGGACGACACCTGGACGTACAAACTGGGCGTCGAATATGCCCTCAACCCGACCTGGAGTTTGCGCGGCGGCATCATTTACGATCCGACGCCCGTTCCGGACGACACCCTGGACCCGCTGGTTCCCGTTGGAGATCGACTTGATTTTACCTTCGGTCTGGGGTTTGATAGGGGGGCTTGGCACATCGATGCGGCCTATCTTCTGGTTACCAGCGAAAACCGCCGCTTCGACAACGCCAATGGTGATTTCAGTGCTTGGGGCATGCAATCGGTCTCCGGGGAATTCGAGGATTTCGTCACCCATGCCCTGGCGATCAGTGCGAGTTACCGCTTCTAA
- a CDS encoding glutamine--tRNA ligase/YqeY domain fusion protein encodes MTENATTPAGNFITAIIEADLAANKNDGKVATRFPPEPNGYLHLGHAKSICLNFGVAKTYNGTCNLRFDDTNPTKEDVEYVDAIMKDVRWLGFDWEERLHYASDYFEQLYEFALQLIRSGKAYVDDLNADEIREYRGTLTEPGKESPWRNRSIEENLDLFKRMRAGEFEDGSRVLRAKIDMAHPNLIMRDPTLYRIRKAHHHRTDDKWCIYPMYDFTHCLSDSIEGITHSLCTLEFENNRALYDWVLDNVEAPCHPQQIEFARLNLSYTVLSKRKLIQLVDEGQVSGWDDPRMPTICGIRRRGFTPEALRNFCDRIGLAKRDSVVDVALLEFSVREDLNKRAPRVMGVLRPLKVVIENYPEGQVDELDAINNPEDPDAGTRKVPFSREIYIERDDFMENPPKKFFRLGPGREVRLRYAFFVTCTDVIKDEKTGEVIELRCTYDPATRGGDAPDGRKVKATLHWVSAAHAVDAEVRLYDRLFDKPNPDEKVDGKTYKDFINPDALEVLKGCKLEPCLADVEPGYFCQFERLGYFCVDSRDSAPGALVFNRTVTLRDAWAKLQKKGK; translated from the coding sequence ATGACCGAAAATGCAACCACACCAGCCGGCAACTTCATCACCGCCATCATCGAAGCGGATCTCGCTGCCAACAAGAACGACGGCAAGGTGGCTACCCGCTTTCCCCCGGAGCCCAACGGTTACCTGCACCTCGGCCATGCCAAGTCCATCTGCCTGAATTTCGGGGTGGCCAAGACCTACAACGGCACCTGCAACCTGCGCTTCGACGACACCAACCCCACCAAGGAAGATGTCGAATATGTGGATGCCATCATGAAGGACGTTCGCTGGCTGGGATTCGACTGGGAAGAGCGCCTGCATTACGCCTCGGACTATTTCGAACAGCTTTATGAGTTCGCCCTGCAGCTCATCCGGTCCGGCAAGGCCTATGTGGATGATTTAAACGCCGACGAAATCCGGGAATACCGGGGCACCCTGACCGAGCCGGGCAAAGAAAGCCCCTGGCGCAACCGCAGCATCGAAGAGAATCTGGATCTGTTCAAACGTATGCGGGCCGGCGAATTCGAGGACGGCTCCCGGGTGCTGCGGGCCAAGATCGACATGGCCCACCCGAACCTGATCATGCGGGACCCCACCTTGTACCGCATCCGCAAGGCCCACCATCACCGTACCGACGACAAGTGGTGCATCTACCCCATGTACGACTTCACCCACTGCCTGTCGGACAGCATCGAGGGCATCACCCACAGCCTCTGCACCCTGGAATTCGAAAACAATCGGGCCCTGTACGATTGGGTGCTGGACAATGTCGAGGCACCCTGCCATCCCCAGCAGATCGAATTCGCCCGGCTGAACCTGAGCTACACGGTGCTGAGCAAGCGCAAGCTGATCCAGCTGGTGGATGAAGGCCAGGTCAGCGGATGGGACGATCCGCGTATGCCCACCATCTGCGGCATACGGCGCCGAGGCTTCACGCCCGAGGCCCTGCGTAACTTCTGCGATCGCATCGGCCTGGCCAAGCGCGACAGCGTGGTGGACGTGGCCCTTTTGGAGTTTAGCGTCCGCGAGGATCTGAACAAGCGGGCCCCCCGGGTCATGGGCGTGCTGCGGCCGCTCAAGGTGGTCATCGAAAACTACCCCGAAGGCCAGGTAGACGAACTCGACGCCATCAACAATCCCGAAGATCCGGATGCCGGCACGCGCAAAGTCCCTTTTTCCCGTGAAATCTACATCGAACGTGACGATTTCATGGAAAACCCGCCCAAGAAATTCTTCCGCCTGGGTCCGGGCCGCGAAGTGCGACTGCGCTACGCCTTTTTCGTCACCTGCACCGATGTGATCAAAGACGAAAAAACCGGCGAAGTAATCGAGCTGCGCTGCACCTACGACCCGGCCACCCGCGGCGGCGACGCCCCGGACGGCCGCAAGGTCAAGGCCACCCTGCACTGGGTCTCGGCCGCCCACGCCGTGGATGCCGAGGTGCGGCTTTATGACCGGCTCTTCGACAAACCCAACCCGGACGAGAAGGTGGACGGCAAGACTTACAAGGACTTCATCAACCCCGATGCCCTGGAAGTCTTAAAGGGCTGCAAACTGGAGCCCTGCCTGGCCGATGTGGAGCCGGGTTATTTCTGCCAGTTCGAACGTCTGGGGTACTTTTGCGTGGACAGCAGGGACTCGGCGCCCGGCGCCCTGGTGTTCAACCGTACCGTCACCTTGCGCGACGCCTGGGCCAAGCTGCAGAAGAAAGGAAAATAA
- a CDS encoding Fic family protein has protein sequence MGRGLVDIISRYTQTFLWLQRYDDGLLEEPDGQAGGALPSSEQAMASISDLKQQLVARGEATGLFAQLREVDGLSGIFGNLEQTVFGDPAYPTIESKAAHLLYFIVKNHPFSDGNKRIGAFLFVDFLNRNARLFAEKDQPVINDTGLAALTLLVAESAPRQKETLIKLIMNLLCAENR, from the coding sequence ATGGGGCGGGGGCTGGTGGATATTATCAGCCGTTACACCCAGACATTTCTCTGGTTGCAACGCTACGACGATGGCCTGCTGGAGGAACCGGACGGTCAAGCCGGAGGTGCTTTGCCGTCGTCTGAACAAGCCATGGCATCCATTAGTGATTTGAAACAACAGCTTGTCGCCCGTGGTGAGGCCACGGGACTGTTTGCCCAGCTCCGGGAAGTTGATGGCCTATCCGGTATTTTTGGAAACCTTGAACAAACCGTATTCGGCGATCCTGCTTACCCGACCATTGAAAGCAAAGCCGCCCATTTACTCTATTTCATCGTCAAAAACCATCCCTTTAGCGACGGCAATAAGCGGATCGGCGCCTTTCTTTTTGTTGATTTTCTGAATCGGAACGCTCGCCTGTTTGCAGAAAAAGATCAACCGGTGATCAACGATACCGGCCTGGCCGCGTTGACCCTGTTGGTGGCGGAATCCGCCCCCAGGCAAAAGGAAACCCTGATCAAACTGATTATGAACCTGTTGTGTGCGGAAAACAGATAA
- a CDS encoding response regulator transcription factor, whose translation MNTKKNAHDFRALRVLVIEDNPDVAANIGDFLADKGHVVDFAYDGISGLHLAVTQAIDAIVLDIMLPGMDGMTLCRRFREEADKPTPILMLTAKDTLADKLEGFDAGADDYLLKPFALEELVARLQALVRRASPDSPSIIEVGPVRVDMDRRIVTKAGEAVSLNRTCFRILVELMRCAPKVVTRDDLEHLLWGDFKPASDALRSHIYALRKALDESGEASLIETVVGVGFRMRSET comes from the coding sequence ATGAACACCAAAAAGAACGCCCACGATTTCCGAGCGCTGCGCGTGCTGGTCATCGAGGACAACCCGGATGTGGCTGCCAACATCGGCGATTTCCTTGCGGACAAGGGCCATGTCGTCGATTTTGCCTACGACGGCATCTCGGGCCTTCATCTGGCCGTCACCCAAGCCATCGATGCAATCGTCCTCGATATCATGCTGCCGGGCATGGATGGCATGACGCTTTGCCGTCGCTTCCGGGAGGAAGCGGACAAACCGACGCCGATTTTAATGCTCACGGCCAAGGACACCCTGGCCGACAAACTCGAGGGATTCGATGCCGGCGCCGACGACTATCTGCTGAAGCCCTTTGCTCTAGAAGAGCTGGTCGCACGCCTGCAGGCCCTCGTTCGGCGCGCGTCCCCCGATTCGCCGTCCATTATCGAAGTCGGCCCCGTGCGGGTAGACATGGATCGGCGCATCGTAACCAAGGCCGGGGAAGCCGTCTCCTTGAACCGGACCTGCTTTCGCATCCTGGTCGAATTGATGCGCTGCGCGCCGAAGGTGGTCACGCGCGACGACCTGGAGCACCTGCTGTGGGGAGACTTCAAACCGGCCAGCGACGCCCTGCGAAGCCATATCTACGCGCTGCGCAAGGCCCTGGACGAATCGGGGGAGGCATCGCTGATCGAAACCGTCGTGGGGGTCGGTTTCAGGATGAGAAGCGAGACATGA
- a CDS encoding HAMP domain-containing sensor histidine kinase — MKAPRPLRTRIVFYFCGYLAVLLTLYSGALVSIFRGAEDLSFNRQLEEIAGRLARHVEDHGELPDYLPMHVSAYIGLAKVPPPLQDFVERRGPGVFEINKDDLGYHAALVVLQPSGKMLYAFYDVSSIKATDRFESNMAIALIAIGLAVLVMGWLLARSLSDRILNPITDLAEEVQALSLEEDTRALRSTPAADEVGTLVRTINQLLERIAAFSRREREFTAHASHELRTPATVIKGAVEILEERIAKEDTRLGRPLGRINRAVTDLDRLIDTFLILARQEKHPDKEENCDLQAMAKQVVAAYEDLLEAKPVTASVRVLEAGWITAPASLLTIALGNLVRNAFQYTMKGQVEVIVRADRVCVIDNGPGVDFSSKGRGLGLTIVRRICETMDWRFTIAGEPAGGTRAELIFSGEQGEGQTNPIQPEYSKHKP, encoded by the coding sequence ATGAAAGCCCCCAGGCCCCTGAGAACCCGCATCGTTTTTTATTTCTGCGGCTATCTCGCCGTATTGCTCACTTTGTACTCAGGGGCGCTGGTGAGCATTTTTCGCGGTGCGGAGGACCTTTCCTTTAACCGGCAGCTTGAAGAAATTGCCGGCAGGCTGGCACGACATGTCGAGGACCATGGAGAACTGCCTGACTACCTTCCCATGCACGTTTCGGCCTACATCGGCTTGGCGAAGGTTCCGCCGCCGCTCCAGGATTTCGTGGAACGCCGGGGGCCCGGCGTTTTCGAGATCAACAAGGACGATCTCGGCTACCATGCGGCCCTCGTTGTCCTGCAACCGTCCGGCAAAATGCTCTATGCGTTCTACGATGTCTCCTCCATCAAGGCCACGGACCGTTTCGAATCCAACATGGCCATTGCCTTGATCGCCATCGGGCTGGCCGTGCTGGTTATGGGCTGGCTGCTCGCCCGCTCCCTGTCAGATCGAATTCTCAATCCGATCACCGACCTGGCCGAAGAAGTTCAAGCGCTCTCGCTGGAGGAAGACACCCGGGCGCTGCGGTCGACGCCCGCCGCAGACGAGGTCGGAACCCTTGTCCGGACCATCAATCAACTCCTGGAGCGCATCGCGGCCTTCAGCCGACGCGAGCGTGAGTTTACCGCCCATGCAAGCCACGAACTCAGAACGCCGGCAACCGTCATCAAGGGGGCTGTGGAGATTTTAGAGGAGCGGATTGCCAAAGAAGATACGCGGCTTGGCCGGCCGCTGGGGCGGATCAACCGGGCGGTCACGGACCTCGATCGGCTGATCGATACCTTTTTGATTCTGGCCCGGCAGGAAAAACATCCGGACAAGGAAGAGAACTGCGATCTTCAAGCCATGGCCAAACAGGTGGTTGCCGCCTACGAGGATTTGCTGGAGGCCAAACCCGTAACGGCAAGCGTCCGGGTTTTGGAAGCGGGCTGGATTACGGCGCCTGCCTCCCTGCTTACCATTGCCCTGGGCAATCTCGTGCGCAACGCCTTTCAGTATACGATGAAGGGCCAGGTTGAAGTAATCGTACGCGCGGACCGCGTCTGTGTAATCGATAACGGCCCGGGAGTGGATTTCTCCAGCAAAGGAAGGGGCTTGGGATTAACCATTGTCCGGCGGATTTGCGAAACCATGGACTGGCGCTTTACCATCGCCGGGGAACCGGCCGGCGGGACCCGGGCGGAGTTGATCTTTTCAGGGGAGCAGGGCGAAGGACAGACAAACCCAATCCAGCCCGAGTACAGCAAGCACAAGCCATAA